A stretch of Methylogaea oryzae DNA encodes these proteins:
- a CDS encoding hybrid sensor histidine kinase/response regulator codes for MVLDVATLTVVAFTTCAGLSLAMLLAWRFVLHDKPLFLWGVSQGLIAVGYTLFPWRGVLPDIFSIVISNELFAIASALTWVAACRYRRVRPFRAIILATFFLFLASFSYYALVVPDLGTRIVLVRSTMGFFGVGGGLTLLWPGPERHSTVNVVVGICISLLGAAMVLSLLFSGGAVHADTPQSASQAVALPILIGILGHLVWGLGVVMMVLADITSELRQSTNLLQSVLDAIPSRVFWKDRHFRYLGCNRRFAIDAGYKDTAALIGKTDYELCWAQEAERYRADDLAVIAAGQPRMNFEECVIRSDGTPRTVSTSKVPLSRADGRIIGMVGAYDDITERKATQAQLEHALREAQTATRAKSEFLANMSHEIRTPMNGVLGMVEVALMENPSDAMRGYLEQIRSSGGHLLSILNDILDLSKIEAGKLELESEPFTLSDYLQTPIAMAASQARNKGLEFHYDLDPAVPASLLGDGRRIAQILANLLSNAVKFTAAGRVELRVSLLAQEPNRATVGLTVRDSGIGMSEKQLDKLFDAFVQAESSTTRKYGGTGLGLTISKRLVEEMGGQIRVESQLNQGSTFLVSLPLAIPADQAGERRESAPAAPPPQARYNGKRGLLVEDNAVNRMVAEALLKKWGMAVDAAEDGQEAVELLENAAPSAYDIVLMDIQMPRMDGLEATRRIRLRHGAEALPIIAVTANAYETDRQAALAAGMNDYIAKPLEAGKLQRVLDDYLLG; via the coding sequence ATGGTTCTCGACGTCGCCACACTCACCGTTGTCGCATTCACCACCTGCGCCGGGCTATCCCTGGCCATGCTGCTGGCTTGGCGCTTCGTGCTGCACGACAAGCCGCTGTTCTTGTGGGGAGTGTCCCAGGGCTTGATCGCTGTGGGCTATACCTTGTTCCCCTGGCGCGGCGTGCTGCCGGACATCTTTTCCATCGTTATTTCCAACGAACTGTTCGCCATCGCCTCGGCCCTCACCTGGGTCGCCGCTTGCCGCTACCGCCGGGTGCGGCCGTTCCGCGCCATCATCCTGGCGACGTTTTTCCTGTTCCTCGCCAGCTTTTCCTATTACGCCCTGGTCGTGCCCGATCTCGGCACGCGCATCGTCCTGGTCCGCAGCACCATGGGCTTTTTCGGCGTAGGCGGGGGCTTGACCTTGTTATGGCCGGGACCCGAGCGGCATTCGACGGTGAACGTAGTGGTGGGAATCTGCATCTCCCTGCTGGGGGCGGCCATGGTCTTGTCGCTGCTGTTCAGCGGCGGAGCGGTGCATGCCGACACGCCCCAGTCCGCCAGCCAGGCGGTGGCGCTGCCGATATTGATCGGCATCCTCGGCCATTTGGTGTGGGGCCTGGGGGTGGTGATGATGGTCTTGGCCGATATCACCAGCGAACTGCGCCAATCCACCAACCTGCTGCAAAGCGTGCTGGACGCCATCCCGTCGCGCGTGTTCTGGAAAGACCGCCATTTTCGCTACCTGGGCTGCAACCGGCGTTTCGCCATCGATGCCGGGTACAAAGACACGGCGGCGCTGATCGGCAAAACGGACTACGAGCTGTGCTGGGCCCAGGAAGCCGAGCGCTACCGCGCCGACGATCTCGCCGTGATCGCCGCCGGCCAACCGCGGATGAATTTCGAGGAATGCGTGATCCGGTCCGACGGCACGCCGCGCACCGTATCCACCTCGAAAGTGCCCCTTAGCCGAGCCGACGGCCGCATCATCGGTATGGTGGGCGCGTACGACGACATCACCGAACGCAAGGCGACCCAGGCCCAGCTGGAACACGCCCTGCGGGAAGCGCAAACGGCCACGCGGGCCAAGTCGGAGTTCCTCGCCAACATGAGCCATGAAATCCGGACGCCCATGAACGGCGTGCTGGGCATGGTGGAAGTGGCGCTGATGGAAAATCCCAGCGACGCCATGCGCGGGTATTTGGAACAAATCCGCAGCTCCGGCGGACACCTGCTCAGCATCCTCAACGACATTCTCGACCTGTCGAAAATCGAAGCCGGCAAGCTGGAGCTGGAGTCCGAGCCTTTTACGCTGAGCGATTACCTGCAAACCCCCATCGCCATGGCGGCGAGCCAAGCGCGAAACAAAGGCCTGGAATTCCACTACGACCTGGACCCCGCCGTTCCCGCCTCGCTGCTGGGCGACGGACGCCGCATCGCCCAGATATTGGCCAACCTGCTCAGCAACGCCGTCAAGTTCACCGCCGCCGGCCGGGTGGAGTTGCGCGTGTCCCTGCTGGCGCAGGAGCCGAACCGGGCCACCGTGGGCCTCACCGTGCGGGACTCCGGCATCGGCATGTCGGAAAAGCAGCTGGACAAGCTGTTCGACGCGTTCGTGCAAGCGGAAAGCTCCACCACCCGCAAGTACGGCGGCACCGGCCTGGGGCTGACCATCAGCAAGCGGCTGGTGGAGGAAATGGGCGGCCAAATCCGCGTGGAAAGCCAGCTGAACCAGGGCAGCACCTTCCTGGTCAGCCTGCCGCTGGCGATCCCCGCCGACCAAGCCGGCGAGCGCCGGGAATCGGCGCCAGCAGCGCCGCCGCCGCAGGCGCGTTACAACGGCAAGCGGGGGCTGCTGGTGGAGGACAATGCGGTCAACCGCATGGTGGCGGAAGCGCTGCTGAAAAAATGGGGCATGGCCGTGGACGCGGCCGAAGACGGCCAAGAAGCGGTGGAGCTGTTGGAAAACGCGGCGCCGTCCGCCTACGACATCGTGCTGATGGACATTCAAATGCCGCGCATGGACGGCCTGGAAGCGACCCGCCGAATCCGCCTGCGCCACGGCGCCGAAGCGCTGCCCATCATCGCCGTCACCGCCAACGCATACGAAACCGACCGCCAGGCGGCGCTGGCGGCCGGCATGAACGACTACATCGCCAAGCCGCTGGAAGCCGGCAAACTGCAACGGGTGCTGGACGACTACCTGCTGGGCTGA
- a CDS encoding DUF4160 domain-containing protein codes for MPTVLVLLGWRLFFYANEGNEPIHIHCINGDMECKFWIDVESFDIQEAFAFKMSPRDKRQIRKIIFEHFEYIVEQWQEFQRRRQP; via the coding sequence ATGCCAACCGTTCTTGTTCTTCTTGGATGGAGATTGTTTTTCTACGCGAATGAAGGCAACGAGCCCATACACATCCATTGCATCAATGGCGACATGGAATGCAAGTTCTGGATAGACGTGGAAAGCTTCGACATTCAGGAAGCGTTTGCTTTCAAGATGTCACCGCGTGACAAGCGGCAGATTCGCAAGATCATATTCGAGCATTTCGAGTATATTGTCGAACAATGGCAGGAATTCCAACGGAGGCGACAACCGTGA
- a CDS encoding DUF1778 domain-containing protein → MNANLSQRDERIDLRLSGEVKTLLARAASYSGMSLSGFLLSAAADKARQVVAEQELLTLSVKDWEAFLAALDQAEQPRPQLEAAARRYKNRRAGADAG, encoded by the coding sequence ATGAACGCCAATCTTTCCCAGCGTGACGAACGCATCGACTTGCGCCTGTCCGGCGAGGTCAAAACCCTGCTGGCGCGGGCCGCGTCCTATTCCGGCATGTCCCTGTCGGGCTTCTTGCTGTCCGCCGCGGCGGACAAAGCCCGGCAAGTGGTGGCGGAACAGGAGCTGCTGACGCTGAGCGTCAAGGACTGGGAGGCGTTTCTCGCCGCCCTGGACCAGGCGGAACAGCCCCGCCCGCAACTGGAAGCCGCCGCCCGGCGCTATAAAAACCGGCGGGCCGGCGCCGATGCCGGCTGA
- the moaC gene encoding cyclic pyranopterin monophosphate synthase MoaC, which translates to MTQLTHFNAAGAAHMVDVGAKNATERLAVAEGSIDMLPATLDLILQGSHKKGDVLGIARIAGIMASKRTADLIPLCHPIPLTHVDIELTAEPAQNRVVCRTTAKTVGQTGVEMEALTATQVALLTIYDMCKAVDRAMVIRDVRLLEKAGGKSGHWRRDESNP; encoded by the coding sequence ATGACCCAACTGACCCATTTTAACGCAGCCGGCGCCGCGCACATGGTGGATGTGGGAGCGAAAAACGCCACCGAGCGCCTCGCCGTGGCCGAAGGCAGCATCGACATGCTGCCGGCCACCCTGGATTTGATCCTGCAAGGCAGCCACAAAAAAGGCGACGTGCTGGGCATCGCCCGCATCGCCGGCATCATGGCCAGCAAGCGCACCGCCGACCTCATTCCCCTCTGTCACCCCATTCCCCTCACCCACGTGGACATCGAACTGACCGCCGAGCCGGCGCAAAACCGCGTCGTCTGCCGCACCACCGCCAAAACCGTGGGCCAGACCGGCGTGGAAATGGAAGCCCTCACCGCCACCCAAGTGGCCCTGCTGACCATCTACGACATGTGCAAAGCCGTGGACCGCGCCATGGTCATCCGCGACGTGCGGCTGCTGGAGAAGGCGGGGGGTAAGTCGGGGCATTGGCGGAGGGATGAGAGCAATCCGTAA
- a CDS encoding DUF2442 domain-containing protein, with product MSIYHKVENVKIEEGRLSMVVDGRFVSKSLSDISPALDNASEEEAQNYTVSASGYGIHWPLIDEDISIDGLLGVTHSPPQWKKSA from the coding sequence GTGAGCATTTACCACAAAGTCGAAAACGTTAAGATCGAGGAAGGGAGGCTGTCCATGGTGGTGGACGGCCGATTCGTCTCCAAAAGCCTGAGCGACATATCGCCCGCGCTAGACAATGCCAGCGAAGAGGAAGCCCAAAATTACACGGTATCGGCTTCGGGATACGGCATCCATTGGCCGCTGATCGACGAGGACATTTCCATCGACGGCTTGCTGGGCGTCACGCACTCGCCGCCGCAATGGAAGAAAAGCGCATAG
- a CDS encoding DMT family transporter, translating into MGVPLAYIGVILLWATTPLAIKWSGEGPGFLFGVTGRMSIGAACLWLALALLRRRLPWHRKARLTYMAVAVQIYGSMLAVYWASQFIPSGWISVVFGLTPLLTALMAAAWLGERSLTWGKLLSYGMGIGGLAVMFGTALQFSGDAALGIAGVLLSSFLQSAGSVLVKRVDAQLSAWFQVAGGLALALPAYLATWAIFDGQWPESLPLSSVAAIVYLGAIATTVGFAAYYYVLKKLPATRVALVTLVTPVLSLMLGHWINHEAITPRVVAGTALILGALLMHGFAGRRRIGAAG; encoded by the coding sequence ATGGGCGTGCCATTGGCGTACATCGGCGTGATCTTGCTGTGGGCCACCACGCCGCTGGCCATCAAGTGGAGCGGCGAAGGGCCGGGGTTTTTGTTCGGCGTGACCGGCCGCATGAGCATCGGCGCGGCTTGCTTGTGGCTGGCGCTGGCCCTGCTGCGCAGGCGTCTGCCGTGGCACCGCAAGGCGCGGCTGACCTACATGGCCGTCGCCGTGCAAATTTACGGCTCCATGTTGGCGGTGTACTGGGCTTCCCAGTTCATCCCCTCCGGCTGGATTTCCGTGGTGTTCGGTCTCACGCCGCTGCTGACGGCGCTGATGGCGGCGGCTTGGCTCGGCGAGCGCAGCTTGACCTGGGGCAAGCTGCTGTCCTACGGCATGGGCATCGGCGGCCTGGCGGTGATGTTCGGCACGGCGCTGCAATTCAGCGGCGACGCCGCGTTGGGCATTGCCGGCGTGCTGTTGTCCTCGTTCCTGCAATCGGCCGGCTCGGTGCTGGTCAAGCGGGTGGACGCCCAGCTATCGGCCTGGTTCCAAGTGGCCGGCGGCTTGGCGCTGGCGTTGCCCGCCTACCTTGCCACTTGGGCGATTTTCGACGGCCAATGGCCGGAGTCGCTGCCCCTGAGCAGCGTCGCCGCCATCGTTTACCTGGGGGCGATCGCCACCACGGTGGGGTTCGCCGCGTATTACTACGTGTTGAAAAAACTGCCCGCCACCCGCGTGGCCTTGGTCACGCTGGTGACGCCGGTTCTATCGCTGATGCTGGGACACTGGATCAACCACGAAGCGATCACCCCTCGCGTGGTGGCGGGCACCGCGCTGATTTTGGGCGCCCTGCTGATGCACGGCTTCGCCGGGCGGCGCAGGATCGGCGCCGCGGGTTGA
- a CDS encoding D-hexose-6-phosphate mutarotase yields MTDIAALNARHGGDGAIAFTQDAGGLVLAEVANAQARATLALQGAQLTTWSPAGEPPVLWLSPGAILRPGKAIRGGVPLCWPWFGAHPSEAAFPAHGFARTALWEVAETGRRADGATCIALRLPAVAEARAWWPHAFELELRVTVGTALELELVTRNTGGAAFTVGTALHAYFAVSDVRRVALHGLEGLPYLDKLDGGRRKRQSGPLTVAAELDRIYLDSAADCVIDDPGLARRIRIEKRGSRSTVVWNPWRDKAAALGDMGGDETYLGMLCVESANAADDVATVAPGGEHRLWVRYGVERD; encoded by the coding sequence ATGACCGATATTGCCGCCCTCAATGCCCGCCACGGCGGTGACGGGGCGATCGCTTTCACGCAGGACGCCGGCGGGCTGGTGCTGGCGGAAGTGGCCAACGCTCAGGCTCGCGCCACCCTCGCCTTGCAGGGCGCGCAGTTGACGACCTGGTCGCCGGCGGGCGAGCCGCCGGTGCTGTGGCTGTCGCCCGGCGCGATACTGCGGCCCGGCAAGGCCATACGCGGCGGCGTGCCGCTGTGCTGGCCCTGGTTCGGCGCCCATCCCAGCGAGGCGGCGTTCCCCGCCCACGGTTTCGCCCGGACCGCGTTGTGGGAGGTAGCGGAGACCGGCCGGCGGGCGGACGGGGCGACCTGCATCGCGTTGCGGCTGCCCGCCGTGGCGGAGGCGCGGGCCTGGTGGCCCCATGCTTTCGAGCTGGAATTGCGCGTGACGGTGGGAACGGCGCTGGAGTTGGAGTTGGTGACGCGCAACACCGGCGGCGCAGCCTTCACCGTCGGCACGGCCCTGCACGCCTATTTCGCCGTGAGCGACGTGCGGCGGGTCGCGCTCCACGGCTTGGAAGGCCTGCCCTACTTGGACAAGCTGGACGGCGGCCGGCGCAAGCGCCAATCCGGTCCGCTCACCGTCGCCGCGGAGCTGGACCGCATCTACCTGGACAGCGCCGCCGATTGCGTCATCGACGATCCCGGCCTGGCGCGCCGCATCCGCATCGAAAAGCGCGGCAGCCGCTCCACCGTGGTGTGGAATCCTTGGCGCGACAAGGCGGCCGCTTTGGGGGACATGGGCGGGGACGAAACCTATTTGGGCATGCTCTGCGTGGAAAGCGCCAACGCCGCCGACGACGTGGCGACGGTGGCGCCGGGGGGCGAACACCGCTTGTGGGTGCGCTATGGCGTCGAGCGGGACTGA
- a CDS encoding GNAT family N-acetyltransferase, translating into MPADWRIEPLARNHIRADFDCGEPELNDYLVKYARQNQDHGLARTFVAVLDDAPDVVAGYYALTVGALDKTHLPPAAAKRLPSFPLPIARLARLAVDRRAQGQGLGEDLLMDALHRCLTIADQAGVLAVLVDAKHPTARAFYTRYEFDSLPDQPLPLWLPMAAIRRLFGSGE; encoded by the coding sequence ATGCCGGCTGATTGGCGCATTGAGCCCCTGGCGCGGAACCACATCCGCGCCGATTTCGACTGCGGCGAGCCGGAACTCAACGACTACCTGGTCAAATACGCCAGGCAAAACCAGGACCACGGCCTGGCAAGGACTTTCGTCGCCGTGCTGGATGACGCGCCGGACGTAGTGGCCGGCTACTACGCCCTCACCGTAGGCGCCCTCGATAAAACCCACCTGCCGCCCGCCGCCGCCAAACGCCTCCCAAGCTTCCCCCTGCCGATAGCAAGACTGGCGCGGCTCGCCGTAGACCGCCGCGCCCAAGGCCAAGGACTCGGCGAAGACCTGCTGATGGATGCCCTACACCGCTGCCTGACCATCGCCGACCAGGCCGGCGTCCTCGCCGTGCTGGTGGACGCCAAACACCCCACCGCTCGCGCCTTCTATACCCGCTACGAATTCGACAGCCTGCCCGACCAGCCGTTGCCCCTCTGGCTGCCCATGGCGGCGATTAGGCGGTTGTTTGGGAGCGGAGAGTAA
- a CDS encoding TonB-dependent receptor, giving the protein MKLQKPFLAIAITLSLRPAMAAEPKNDNAISNELETVEVVETTPLDGLNQSKDKIPAPVQTASEQDIAKTNAVNVTDFMNRSMGSVYINDTQGNGFQPDVNYRGFTASPLLGTPQGLSVYMDGVRLNQPFGDVVSWDLIPKSAIKSMSMMPGSNPLFGRNTLGGALSIETKDGKSNPGTSVQGLGGAYGRHAFEFEHGGFNDKGLNWFITGNYFGEQGWRQNSPSTVRQIFGKAGWEGERSEIKFTTAFNDNGLYGNGLQDVRLLEQDYTSIYTKPDITDNRSLFLNLEGKHQLNDNIVLTGNTYYRNIKTGTYNGDVNQGSLDQAVYSLTAAEKALLSRNGYGYPAYDMNGTNTPFPYLKCVAQALSGANGEPGEKCNGLINRTTTQQQNWGASGQAIINDTLFGKENQFLFGGSYDQSVMNFKQSTQLGYLNADHSITGLPNYADGVTGGNVNGVPFDNRVSLGGDTVTWSFFTSDTLSLTKDLHITASGRYNYTSLSNKDQITAEGGESLTGKHHFDRFNPAVGLTYNPIKEIGFYAGYNEGTRAPTSIELGCANPDVPCKLPNSMAGDPPLKQVITENWEAGFRGQLPEKIDWSVGYFHIENKNDLMFVADEQAGFGYFKNFGKTQRQGVEVSLDRKVDDWSVGANYTYLDATYQSNETVNGSGNSTNVNSVANAATRTNGTGGGYEGTIDIKPGNKIPLTPSHMFKTYVDYQFAKDWGTNVNIMGFSQSFARGNENNAHKADGQNYFGSGIVPGYVVVNYGLRFTPSAVKGLTVFGQVNNILDEHYYTGGQLGAAAFDANGNFSAPRSGGSYSGGADGTQYSVKQTTFYAPGAPRTWWLGMRYSF; this is encoded by the coding sequence ATGAAACTACAAAAACCATTTTTGGCGATTGCCATAACGCTCTCGCTACGGCCGGCAATGGCGGCGGAGCCGAAAAACGATAATGCGATCTCCAACGAATTGGAAACCGTCGAAGTGGTGGAAACCACGCCGCTGGACGGCTTGAATCAAAGCAAGGACAAAATTCCCGCGCCGGTGCAAACCGCGTCAGAACAAGATATCGCCAAAACCAACGCGGTGAATGTCACTGACTTCATGAACCGTTCGATGGGCAGCGTTTATATCAACGACACCCAGGGCAACGGCTTCCAGCCCGACGTCAATTACCGCGGCTTCACCGCCTCCCCCTTGCTGGGCACGCCGCAGGGCTTGTCGGTTTATATGGACGGCGTGCGCCTCAACCAGCCTTTCGGCGATGTGGTCAGCTGGGATCTGATTCCGAAGTCGGCGATCAAGTCCATGTCCATGATGCCGGGATCGAATCCGTTGTTCGGCAGAAATACGCTGGGCGGCGCGTTGTCGATCGAAACCAAGGACGGCAAAAGCAATCCCGGCACGTCGGTGCAGGGGCTGGGCGGCGCGTATGGCCGCCACGCTTTTGAGTTCGAACATGGCGGATTCAACGATAAAGGCCTGAATTGGTTCATCACCGGCAACTATTTCGGCGAGCAGGGCTGGCGGCAAAATTCGCCCAGCACCGTCCGGCAGATATTCGGCAAGGCGGGCTGGGAAGGCGAGCGCAGCGAAATTAAATTCACCACGGCGTTCAACGACAACGGTTTGTACGGCAACGGTTTGCAAGACGTTAGGCTCCTCGAACAGGATTACACGAGCATCTACACCAAGCCGGACATCACCGACAACCGCTCGCTATTCCTGAACCTGGAAGGCAAGCACCAGTTGAACGACAACATCGTGTTGACCGGCAATACCTACTACCGGAATATCAAGACCGGCACATACAACGGCGACGTGAATCAGGGCTCGTTGGACCAGGCGGTCTACAGCCTGACCGCCGCCGAGAAAGCCCTGTTGAGCCGGAACGGGTACGGCTATCCGGCGTACGACATGAACGGCACGAACACCCCCTTCCCCTACCTGAAGTGCGTTGCGCAGGCATTGTCCGGCGCCAACGGCGAGCCCGGCGAGAAATGCAACGGCTTGATAAACCGCACCACAACCCAGCAGCAAAACTGGGGCGCGTCGGGGCAGGCGATCATCAACGACACTTTATTCGGCAAGGAAAACCAGTTTTTATTCGGCGGCAGCTACGACCAAAGCGTGATGAATTTCAAGCAGTCGACGCAGCTGGGCTATTTGAACGCCGATCACAGCATTACGGGATTGCCCAACTACGCGGACGGGGTTACGGGGGGAAATGTCAACGGCGTTCCTTTCGACAATCGGGTCTCCCTGGGCGGCGATACGGTGACCTGGAGTTTCTTCACGTCCGACACCTTGAGTTTGACCAAAGACCTGCATATTACCGCTTCGGGGCGTTACAACTACACCTCGCTCAGCAACAAGGACCAGATCACCGCCGAAGGTGGCGAGTCCTTAACCGGCAAGCACCATTTCGACCGGTTTAATCCCGCCGTGGGCTTGACGTATAACCCGATCAAGGAAATCGGATTCTATGCCGGTTACAACGAGGGCACTCGCGCGCCGACCAGTATCGAACTGGGTTGCGCCAACCCCGACGTGCCTTGCAAACTGCCCAATTCGATGGCCGGCGATCCGCCGTTGAAGCAGGTGATCACGGAAAACTGGGAGGCGGGTTTCCGCGGCCAGTTGCCGGAAAAAATCGATTGGAGCGTGGGATATTTCCATATCGAGAACAAAAACGACCTCATGTTCGTGGCCGATGAGCAGGCGGGCTTCGGTTATTTCAAGAACTTCGGGAAAACCCAGCGCCAAGGCGTCGAAGTCAGCCTGGACCGCAAAGTGGACGACTGGAGCGTCGGCGCCAACTACACCTATTTGGACGCCACCTATCAGTCCAATGAAACGGTGAACGGCAGCGGCAACAGCACCAACGTCAACAGCGTGGCGAATGCCGCCACCCGCACCAACGGCACCGGCGGCGGTTACGAGGGAACCATCGACATCAAGCCCGGCAACAAAATACCGTTGACGCCTTCCCATATGTTTAAGACCTATGTGGATTACCAGTTCGCCAAGGATTGGGGCACCAACGTCAACATTATGGGGTTTTCGCAGTCTTTCGCGAGAGGCAACGAAAACAACGCGCACAAGGCCGACGGGCAGAACTATTTCGGCTCGGGCATCGTGCCGGGGTATGTGGTGGTCAACTACGGGCTGCGTTTCACGCCCAGCGCCGTCAAGGGTCTGACCGTCTTCGGCCAAGTCAACAATATCCTCGACGAGCATTACTACACCGGCGGGCAATTGGGCGCCGCCGCTTTCGACGCCAACGGCAATTTTTCCGCCCCACGCAGCGGCGGCAGCTATAGCGGGGGCGCCGATGGCACGCAATACAGCGTCAAGCAAACCACGTTTTACGCGCCCGGCGCTCCCCGGACTTGGTGGCTGGGCATGCGTTACAGCTTCTGA
- a CDS encoding sulfite exporter TauE/SafE family protein: MTTRLSLKVAGMQCAGCESVIEDAVRAVPGVRAVKADYVAGLVSVAHDGAADSAVRAAIAGAGYACVARPAKRGAVRSVLRAVLGVSGLLGIAAGALWFADEMRLASLHGDLSLGLLLAAGFLSGFHCIGMCGGFVLGYTAQNALNRRRGIWLSHLSYGVGKTLSYTLLGAAFGALGSVVAFTPELRGIAAVAAGAFLLLFGLNVLRLLPRLRLPAFGLSRLRRGLAARLAHQSSPFSIGFLNGFMIACGPLQAMYVMAAGTGSAVEGAKRLFAFGLGTLPLLIGFGVFASLVSSSLARRLVKVSGVLVAVLGVIMLNRGLTLMGSSYDAAALKARVLVMLKPAMETLEDSAVEAGHQTIHMEVTKQGYRPDTFVLRQGVPVRWVIDAKELTPCNQGIVVPLLKLEFTLAPGRQVVEFTPGEAGVIPWSCWMGMIPGTFIVQER; encoded by the coding sequence ATGACCACCCGCCTTTCCTTGAAGGTCGCCGGCATGCAGTGCGCCGGTTGCGAGAGCGTCATCGAGGACGCCGTGCGCGCCGTGCCCGGCGTTAGGGCGGTCAAGGCCGACTATGTGGCCGGCTTGGTGTCGGTGGCGCACGACGGCGCTGCCGACTCCGCCGTTCGCGCCGCCATCGCCGGGGCGGGATACGCCTGCGTGGCGCGGCCGGCGAAGCGCGGCGCCGTGCGGTCGGTCTTGCGGGCCGTGCTGGGGGTGTCCGGCTTGCTGGGCATCGCCGCCGGCGCCCTGTGGTTCGCCGACGAAATGCGCTTGGCATCGCTCCACGGCGACTTGAGCCTGGGGTTGCTGCTGGCCGCCGGTTTTCTGAGCGGGTTTCACTGCATCGGCATGTGCGGCGGCTTCGTGCTCGGTTACACCGCGCAAAATGCGCTGAATCGCCGCCGCGGGATTTGGTTGTCCCACCTGAGCTACGGCGTCGGAAAAACCCTCTCCTACACGTTGTTGGGCGCCGCCTTCGGCGCGCTGGGATCGGTGGTGGCTTTCACGCCGGAGCTGCGCGGCATCGCCGCCGTGGCCGCCGGGGCGTTTCTCCTGCTGTTCGGGCTGAACGTGTTGCGGCTGCTTCCCCGCCTTCGCTTGCCCGCGTTCGGCCTGAGCCGGCTGCGGCGCGGCCTGGCCGCGCGGCTGGCGCATCAGTCCAGCCCTTTTTCCATCGGTTTCCTCAACGGCTTCATGATCGCTTGCGGCCCGTTGCAGGCCATGTACGTCATGGCGGCCGGCACCGGCAGCGCTGTGGAGGGAGCCAAGCGGCTGTTCGCCTTCGGCTTGGGGACGTTGCCCTTGCTGATCGGTTTCGGCGTGTTCGCCAGCCTGGTGTCTTCCAGCTTGGCGCGGCGCCTGGTGAAGGTCTCCGGCGTTTTGGTGGCGGTGCTCGGCGTCATCATGCTCAACCGGGGCCTGACCTTGATGGGATCGAGCTACGACGCCGCGGCGCTCAAGGCGCGGGTTTTGGTGATGCTCAAGCCGGCGATGGAAACCCTGGAGGACAGCGCGGTGGAAGCCGGCCACCAGACCATCCACATGGAGGTGACCAAGCAGGGCTACCGGCCGGATACCTTCGTGTTGCGCCAAGGCGTGCCGGTGCGCTGGGTGATCGACGCCAAGGAGCTGACGCCCTGCAACCAGGGCATCGTCGTGCCGCTGCTGAAGCTGGAGTTCACCTTGGCTCCGGGGCGCCAGGTCGTCGAGTTCACGCCCGGCGAGGCGGGGGTGAT